From Mytilus edulis chromosome 9, xbMytEdul2.2, whole genome shotgun sequence, the proteins below share one genomic window:
- the LOC139488138 gene encoding eukaryotic peptide chain release factor GTP-binding subunit ERF3A-like encodes MASENGGINAPDSWDQEDQDDSTSGVSKPASSLKLNANAAAFVPGKNPYANTFVPSFGNKNNQAVDSTPNPPEKEEEAMNTNNEVAANWEGETETQPEKAEMPEEKKIETTDDGGGEDEGIEELSEEEESAEEDEGGTTSVVKPKKIIQEHESGEKKDHVNVVFIGHVDAGKSTIGGHLMYLTGMVDKRTLEKYEREAKEKNRETWYLSWALDTNSEEREKGKTVEVGRAYFETEKKHFTILDAPGHKCFVPNMIGGASQADLAVLVISARRGEFETGFEKGGQTREHAMLVKTAGVKFLIVVINKMDDPTVLWSEERYNECKEKLIPYLRKVGFNPKTDIHFMPVSGMTGAFLRDIPDESICPWYRGPAFIEYIDQLNLSSSSEDIDKPVRMPIVDRYKDMGTILLGKLETGTISKNQTLTIMPNKQNVKVMQMWSDDNETDSANPGENLKIKVSGVEEEDITGGFVLCSPENLCHTGKLFDAQIVILEHKSIICAGYSAVLHLHTSSEEVTIKALLCIIDKKTGEKTQVKPRFVRQDQLAIARMEVNGGLICLETFKDFPQMGRFTLRDEGKTIGIGKVLKVLD; translated from the exons ATGGCTTCTGAAAACGGTGGTATAAATGCCCCAGATTCTTGGGACCAAGAAGACCAAGACGACTCCACCTCCGGGGTGTCAAAACCTGCCTCCAGCTTGAAGTTGAATGCGAATGCAGCTGCTTTTGTACCAGGAAAAAACCCGTACGCCAACACATTTGTACCATCATTTGGAAACAAGAATAATCAAG CTGTAGATTCAACACCAAATCCACCTGAGAAAGAAGAGGAAGCAATGAATACAAATAATGaag TGGCTGCAAATTGGGAAGGTGAAACAGAAACACAGCCTGAAAAAGCTGAAATGCCAgaagagaaaaaaattgaaacaactgATGATGGAGGGGGTGAAGATGAAGGGATAGAAGAATTATCTGAGGAGGAAGAATCTGCGGAAGAAGATGAAGGGGGGACAACTTCTGTTGTCAAACCCAAAAAAATCATTCAAGAACATGAATCTGGTGAAAAGAAAGATCATGTTAATGTGGTCTTCATTGGTCATGTAG ATGCTGGAAAATCAACTATTGGAGGTCATTTGAT gtaTCTGACTGGTATGGTTGATAAAAGAACTCTGGAAAAATATGAAAGAGAAGCAAAGGAGAAAAACAGAGAAACATG GTATCTGTCATGGGCATTAGACACAAATTCAGAAGAAAGAGAAAAAGGAAAAACAGTTGAAGTAGGCAGGGCATACTTTGAAACAGAGAAAAAACATTTTACAATACTAGATGCCCCTGGGCATAAATGTTTTGTACCTAACATGATTGGTGGAGCTTCACAAGCAGACTTAGCAGTATTG GTAATATCAGCAAGAAGAGGTGAATTTGAGACAGGATTTGAGAAAGGTGGACAAACAAGAGAACACGCCATGTTGGTGAAAACAGCGGGAGTAAAATTTTTGATAGTTGTGATAAATAAAATGGATGACCCAACAGTCTTGTGGTCAGAGGAaag ATATAATGAGTGTAAAGAAAAATTGATACCTTATTTACGGAAGGTTGGATTTAACCCAAAGACAGATATACATTTTATGCCAGTGTCTGGTATGACGGGAGCATTCCTTAGGGATATACCAGATGAAAGTATTTGTCCATGGTACAG GGGTCCAGCATTTATAGAATATATTGACCAGTTGAATCTATCGAGTAGCAGTGAAGATATTGATAAACCTGTAAGGATGCCTATAGTTGACAGATATAAG GACATGGGAACCATTTTACTTGGAAAATTGGAAACGGGTACAATCAGCAAAAACCAAACATTAACTATAATGCCTAATAAG CAAAATGTAAAAGTAATGCAGATGTGGTCTGATGATAATGAAACAGACAGTGCGAACCCCGGGGAAAATCTCAAAATCAAAGTTTCTGgagtagaggaagag GATATAACTGGTGGTTTTGTGTTGTGTTCGCCTGAAAATTTATGTCATACAGGAAAATTGTTTGATGCTCAG ATTGTTATTTTAGAACACAAATCTATTATTTGTGCGGGATACAGTGCAGTTTTACATTTACATACATCTTCAGAGGAAGTAACGATCAAGGCATTATTGTGTATAATAGACAAAAAAACTGGAGAAAAAACTCAAGTAAAACCCCGATTTGTTAGACAGGATCAGTTAGCTATAGCAAGAATGGAAGTAAATGGAGGTTTAATTTGTCTAGAAACTTTCAAAGACTTCCCACAAATGGGACGATTTACACTTCGAGATGAGG gTAAAACGATTGGAATTGGAAAGGTGCTGAaagttttagattaa